In Bradyrhizobium lablabi, one DNA window encodes the following:
- a CDS encoding peroxiredoxin-like family protein, whose product MSLQAKLDTFKVDFEAGKPPYSVPRSVIETMHRATAELIASGAAQRAKKAGDVAPSFSLTDPEGNIVSSDEILKNGPLVVSFYRGVWCPYCNMELQALEAAKPAFDRYGASLLAISPQTAPNSRKSVRQNKLTFPILSDAKGKVGAAFGLRFELPDYLIELYKSLKNDLPTFNDDPGWTLPMPARYVIGQDGTILYSEVNPDYTHRPEPEDMIPVLQRAAAVKA is encoded by the coding sequence ATGTCACTGCAAGCCAAACTCGATACTTTCAAGGTCGATTTCGAAGCCGGCAAGCCGCCCTACAGCGTTCCTCGTTCCGTGATCGAGACGATGCACCGCGCCACCGCTGAGCTTATCGCTTCCGGCGCTGCGCAGCGCGCCAAGAAAGCCGGCGACGTGGCTCCGTCCTTCTCGCTGACGGATCCCGAGGGGAACATCGTCAGCTCGGATGAGATTTTGAAGAACGGCCCGCTCGTCGTCAGCTTCTATCGCGGCGTCTGGTGTCCCTACTGTAACATGGAATTGCAGGCGCTGGAGGCCGCCAAGCCGGCGTTCGACAGGTATGGAGCCTCGCTGCTCGCAATCTCGCCGCAGACCGCGCCGAACAGCCGCAAGTCGGTGCGTCAGAACAAGCTCACCTTCCCGATCCTGTCGGATGCAAAAGGCAAGGTCGGCGCCGCATTTGGCCTGCGCTTCGAGCTGCCCGACTATCTGATCGAGCTCTACAAGAGCCTCAAGAACGATCTGCCGACGTTCAACGACGATCCGGGTTGGACCCTGCCGATGCCGGCCCGCTACGTGATCGGCCAGGATGGCACGATCCTCTACTCCGAAGTGAACCCCGACTACACCCACAGGCCCGAGCCCGAAGACATGATTCCGGTGCTGCAGCGGGCTGCCGCCGTCAAGGCCTGA
- a CDS encoding MFS transporter, with protein sequence MNPYPEEMPSWLTMLFAIASGLLAANVYYSQPIAELIATSLGLSPSATGLIVAFTQAGFGIGLFLIVPLGDLMENRRLVLALIGFTALALLTIATSTAPTVYLASALLVGLGSVAVQVLIPFAAHMAPERVRGRVVGNVMSGLMIGIMLARPASSFATQAMSWHAVFYVSGGGMFALALALALALPKRQPAVTISYLSLLKSMGRLALTTPALQRRALYQACLFGAFSLFWTTVPLLLTGSAFHMSQGQVALFALVGGAGAIAAPLAGRAADRGWTEPATAFAILCVAAAILITRFAAAGSSFGIPLLIAAAILLDFGMTANLTLGQRAIFVLGAEYRSRLNGLYMSAFFAGGAVGSTLGGLAYALGGWSLASWIGFALPMLALAFFLMDWIRARA encoded by the coding sequence ATGAATCCTTATCCAGAGGAGATGCCATCCTGGTTGACGATGCTGTTTGCGATCGCATCCGGGCTGCTTGCGGCGAACGTCTACTACTCACAGCCAATCGCCGAATTAATCGCAACCTCTCTCGGCCTTTCTCCCTCGGCGACAGGCCTCATCGTCGCTTTCACGCAGGCAGGATTCGGGATTGGTCTGTTCTTGATCGTTCCGCTCGGTGATCTGATGGAGAATCGTCGACTCGTTCTTGCGCTGATTGGCTTCACCGCCCTTGCGCTCTTGACCATCGCCACCTCGACTGCGCCGACGGTGTATCTCGCTTCGGCACTTCTGGTCGGGCTGGGATCCGTCGCTGTACAGGTTCTTATCCCATTCGCGGCCCACATGGCTCCGGAGCGTGTTCGTGGGCGGGTGGTGGGCAACGTGATGAGCGGCTTGATGATTGGCATCATGCTCGCGCGGCCGGCATCGAGCTTCGCGACGCAGGCCATGTCGTGGCATGCGGTGTTCTACGTCTCGGGCGGAGGCATGTTTGCCTTGGCGCTCGCGTTGGCCTTGGCGCTGCCGAAGCGGCAGCCGGCAGTGACGATCTCCTATCTCTCGCTCCTGAAATCAATGGGCCGCCTTGCGCTCACAACGCCCGCCCTTCAGCGGCGGGCACTTTACCAGGCTTGTCTATTTGGGGCGTTTAGCCTGTTTTGGACGACCGTGCCGCTGCTGCTCACGGGGTCTGCCTTCCACATGTCACAGGGTCAGGTGGCACTCTTCGCGCTGGTTGGCGGTGCCGGCGCAATCGCGGCGCCGCTCGCGGGGCGCGCCGCGGACAGAGGATGGACCGAGCCCGCCACAGCCTTCGCCATTCTCTGTGTTGCGGCCGCGATTTTGATCACTCGATTTGCTGCCGCAGGATCTTCTTTCGGAATCCCGCTTCTGATCGCGGCGGCGATCCTGTTGGATTTTGGGATGACGGCCAACCTTACGCTCGGCCAGCGTGCGATCTTTGTGCTGGGGGCCGAATACCGTAGCCGACTAAATGGACTTTATATGTCGGCGTTCTTCGCCGGAGGCGCGGTCGGTTCGACGCTGGGTGGCTTGGCTTATGCGCTCGGCGGCTGGAGTCTCGCTTCGTGGATCGGATTTGCGCTCCCGATGCTGGCGCTTGCTTTCTTTCTGATGGACTGGATTCGTGCTCGCGCGTAG
- a CDS encoding LysR family transcriptional regulator, translated as MDRLASMETFIRVVETGSFSGAARQLRIGQPAVSKTVAQLENYLGVKLLTRSTRGLTPTEAGLGYFERAKRAIEEADEAELAARGAGTGLKGRLRICAAVTFASIHLIPLLPKFLAQHPDLDLEVVLDDRQIDLVQEGIDVALRMGKLLDSALTARRIGRCKRLVLGTPCYFDRAGTPATPADLSKHQAVVYLQGEGSVWAFQRDSSEAAVKVQSRLKVTAAEGVRAAVLAHVGLTIASEWMFTPELRSGAVSAVLSEWSLPPLDLWAVFPTGRAATAKTRAFVDFFERSFNP; from the coding sequence ATGGATCGCCTGGCTTCGATGGAGACCTTCATCCGCGTGGTCGAGACGGGATCTTTCTCAGGTGCAGCGCGGCAGCTTCGGATCGGTCAACCGGCGGTTTCGAAGACGGTTGCTCAGCTGGAAAACTATCTAGGGGTCAAGCTGCTCACGCGCTCGACACGCGGACTTACGCCGACCGAAGCCGGGCTCGGCTATTTCGAACGTGCCAAGCGCGCGATCGAGGAGGCCGACGAAGCGGAACTTGCCGCACGCGGCGCCGGCACCGGGCTGAAGGGACGATTGCGAATCTGCGCAGCCGTCACCTTTGCCAGCATTCATCTCATTCCCTTGCTGCCGAAGTTCCTCGCGCAACATCCGGACCTCGACCTGGAAGTCGTGCTTGACGACCGCCAGATTGATCTCGTGCAGGAGGGTATCGATGTAGCGCTGCGGATGGGAAAGCTACTGGATTCGGCCCTGACGGCTCGGCGCATCGGACGATGCAAGCGATTGGTCTTGGGTACGCCCTGCTACTTCGATCGTGCCGGCACGCCGGCAACCCCGGCCGATCTCAGCAAGCATCAGGCCGTGGTCTATCTGCAGGGAGAAGGCAGCGTCTGGGCGTTTCAGCGCGACAGCTCTGAAGCTGCGGTCAAGGTTCAGAGCAGATTGAAAGTGACAGCTGCTGAAGGCGTCAGAGCCGCGGTGCTCGCTCATGTCGGGTTGACCATTGCGTCGGAGTGGATGTTTACCCCGGAACTGCGCTCGGGTGCGGTGAGCGCGGTGCTGTCGGAGTGGAGCCTTCCACCGCTTGATCTGTGGGCCGTGTTTCCGACCGGGCGTGCCGCGACAGCGAAAACGCGGGCTTTTGTCGATTTCTTCGAACGCAGCTTCAATCCGTGA
- a CDS encoding SDR family oxidoreductase translates to MTNSDTRRVALVAGGSGIVGHPVAMELKRQGWRVRALARQPISGLETITVDLTNRDAIAASLRPANDTTHLFYAALSPDPNLSVEAERNGQMLGNLLDGLNTLGAPLRRVVSYEGFKIYGIHLGANVRTPARESDPPHMPPNIYLSQRAQLRARASKASWDNVALIPDVVVGDIFGNPMNIALVVGVFAEVSRELGIPMRFPGTDKAYQQLVQFTDAGLLARASAWAATEEKASGEAFNITNGDVFRWERMWEDIARHLGLEVAPPVPLKLAQHMADKGPVWKRIAERHGLVQPDLSKLVGWPFGDFIFHTESDVISNVNKIYEFGFAERMDSAKSLIAAVDSLKRQKILP, encoded by the coding sequence ATGACGAACAGCGATACGCGGCGGGTCGCCCTCGTCGCCGGCGGCAGCGGCATCGTCGGCCACCCGGTGGCGATGGAATTGAAACGGCAGGGCTGGAGGGTGCGTGCGCTTGCGCGCCAGCCGATCAGCGGGCTCGAGACGATCACCGTCGATCTCACCAATCGCGACGCGATCGCAGCCTCCCTCAGGCCCGCCAATGACACCACGCATCTGTTTTACGCGGCCCTGAGTCCGGATCCCAACCTGTCCGTTGAAGCCGAGCGAAATGGCCAGATGCTTGGAAACCTGTTGGACGGCCTCAACACATTGGGGGCGCCGCTTAGGCGGGTCGTCAGTTACGAGGGATTTAAGATCTACGGCATTCATCTCGGCGCCAATGTGAGGACGCCAGCCAGAGAAAGCGATCCGCCGCATATGCCGCCCAACATCTACCTCTCACAGCGGGCGCAACTCAGAGCGCGCGCATCGAAGGCCAGTTGGGACAATGTTGCGCTCATTCCAGACGTCGTGGTGGGAGATATCTTTGGCAATCCGATGAATATCGCGCTGGTGGTTGGTGTCTTTGCGGAGGTTTCACGCGAACTGGGTATCCCGATGCGATTTCCGGGCACTGACAAGGCGTACCAACAACTTGTTCAGTTCACTGATGCGGGCCTGCTTGCGAGGGCAAGCGCGTGGGCGGCAACAGAGGAGAAGGCCTCAGGCGAGGCCTTCAATATCACCAACGGCGACGTCTTTCGTTGGGAAAGGATGTGGGAGGATATCGCCCGGCATCTCGGTCTCGAAGTGGCGCCGCCGGTCCCATTGAAGCTTGCGCAGCATATGGCTGACAAGGGTCCGGTCTGGAAGAGGATTGCTGAACGGCACGGTTTGGTGCAACCGGATCTGTCCAAACTCGTCGGGTGGCCGTTTGGCGATTTCATCTTCCACACCGAGTCGGACGTCATCTCGAACGTCAACAAGATCTACGAGTTCGGATTTGCCGAGAGGATGGACTCCGCGAAGTCGCTGATCGCGGCCGTTGATAGCCTGAAGCGTCAAAAGATCTTGCCTTGA
- a CDS encoding SDR family NAD(P)-dependent oxidoreductase, with the protein MPRLQGKVAVITGGSSGLGLATAQRFVKEGAFVYLTGRRQNDLDMAAALIGDAVAPVRGDVRDLGDLDQLYGRIREEKGKIDILVANAGFIDPQPLVDATEENFDKTFGTNVRGLLFTVQKALPLFRDGGAIILISSIAAFKGIPLYTTYSATKASVRSFVRTWTAELKDRGIRVNAISPGAIDTPIIDAQAATKEGADAIRANFRAATPLNRLGRPEEIAAAALFLASDESSYVAGADLVVDGGLSAL; encoded by the coding sequence ATGCCCAGATTGCAGGGTAAAGTGGCGGTGATAACAGGCGGCAGCAGCGGCCTCGGACTTGCGACGGCGCAGCGGTTTGTGAAGGAAGGTGCGTTCGTGTATCTCACCGGCCGCCGGCAGAACGACCTCGACATGGCCGCTGCTCTCATTGGAGACGCCGTCGCGCCTGTTCGCGGAGACGTGCGGGACCTCGGTGATCTCGATCAGCTCTATGGGAGAATCAGGGAAGAGAAGGGAAAGATCGATATCCTGGTTGCAAACGCGGGCTTCATCGATCCGCAGCCACTCGTCGACGCGACGGAAGAGAATTTCGACAAGACCTTTGGCACCAACGTGCGCGGACTTCTCTTCACGGTCCAAAAGGCACTTCCTCTCTTCCGCGATGGCGGCGCGATTATCCTGATTTCATCGATCGCCGCGTTCAAGGGCATTCCGCTCTACACCACGTACAGCGCAACCAAGGCCAGCGTTCGTTCGTTTGTGCGCACGTGGACGGCGGAACTCAAGGATCGTGGCATTCGTGTCAACGCGATCAGCCCCGGCGCGATTGACACGCCCATCATCGACGCGCAGGCGGCAACGAAAGAAGGCGCTGACGCGATAAGGGCGAACTTTAGGGCCGCCACTCCGCTCAACCGCCTTGGCCGCCCCGAGGAGATTGCTGCCGCAGCGCTGTTCCTAGCTTCCGACGAGAGCAGCTACGTTGCCGGCGCCGACCTCGTCGTCGATGGCGGATTGAGCGCGCTTTGA
- a CDS encoding SDR family oxidoreductase, whose product MSVSNQGKIVRNKVLVTGASGLLGVAAIEKFLSAGWEVVGVSRRKPELPSGRDVEFLSVDLRDEKSSRAAFEPLTDITHIAYTALHERPELVAGWSSKEQIETNNAMLRNVVAPIVRTASNFQHVSILQGTKIYGVHLHPIPIPARERDARRDHQNFFFDQEAYVGEMGAQHGFNYTALRPQLVTGPTPGALNVVPAIGVYAAIRREKGESFGFPGGPSFVWEAADADLVADVMVWAAQSPQAANEAFNITNGDVFEWRNVWPAMAETLGVETGPDTPTSVAAYLDENADAWNRIVAKYDLRSRNLRELVGQGDQHADFAFAYGAPEGPRAFVSTVKLRQAGFTKTIDTEDSFRNALQSLIDHKLLPPAAK is encoded by the coding sequence ATGAGCGTGAGCAACCAAGGAAAGATCGTTCGGAATAAGGTCCTGGTCACGGGTGCAAGCGGCCTGCTGGGGGTCGCCGCGATCGAGAAGTTTCTTTCCGCCGGTTGGGAGGTGGTCGGCGTCTCACGCCGCAAGCCCGAGCTGCCGAGCGGACGGGATGTTGAGTTTCTGTCGGTCGATTTGCGGGACGAGAAAAGCTCCCGCGCCGCGTTCGAGCCGCTGACCGACATCACGCATATCGCCTACACGGCCCTGCACGAGAGGCCTGAGCTGGTCGCTGGCTGGTCGAGCAAGGAACAGATCGAGACCAACAACGCCATGCTGCGCAACGTGGTGGCGCCGATCGTGCGCACCGCCTCCAATTTCCAGCACGTCAGCATTCTCCAGGGAACGAAGATCTACGGCGTGCACCTGCACCCGATCCCTATCCCGGCCCGCGAACGTGATGCCCGTAGGGATCACCAAAACTTCTTTTTCGATCAGGAAGCCTATGTGGGTGAGATGGGCGCCCAGCACGGCTTCAATTATACGGCTCTACGCCCGCAGCTCGTCACCGGTCCAACCCCAGGTGCGTTGAACGTTGTCCCCGCCATCGGAGTCTACGCGGCAATCCGCCGCGAGAAGGGTGAATCGTTCGGCTTTCCTGGCGGCCCGTCGTTCGTCTGGGAAGCCGCCGATGCAGACCTCGTCGCGGACGTGATGGTCTGGGCTGCGCAGTCGCCCCAGGCAGCGAACGAGGCGTTCAACATCACGAACGGCGACGTGTTCGAGTGGCGCAATGTGTGGCCGGCCATGGCCGAAACCCTCGGCGTCGAAACCGGACCGGACACGCCAACGAGCGTGGCAGCATACCTCGATGAAAACGCGGATGCTTGGAACCGGATCGTCGCAAAGTACGATCTTCGCTCCCGGAATCTACGGGAGCTGGTTGGACAAGGGGATCAGCACGCGGACTTCGCGTTCGCTTATGGCGCCCCGGAAGGACCTCGGGCCTTTGTGAGCACCGTCAAGCTGCGCCAGGCTGGGTTCACAAAGACAATTGATACCGAGGACTCGTTCCGCAACGCACTGCAGTCTCTGATCGACCACAAGCTCCTGCCGCCAGCCGCGAAGTAG
- a CDS encoding D-2-hydroxyacid dehydrogenase family protein, with translation MKVAILDDYQNVALQLADWSAVRRHAEITVFNDHLADPAAVVERLRPFDVVCVMRERTPLTKEILSQLPRLRLIASTGPRNASIDMEAAAERRIMVTATGYDATPTIEFTWSLILASMRRIDREAASLKAGGWQIDLGSNLRGKSLGVVGLGNIGKEVARIGLSFGMRVIAWSQNLTEEKASAAGAILVDKQTLFREADIVTVHLVLSKRTRGLIGAPELALMKPTARLVNTSRGPIVDEPALIEALQACRIAGAAVDVFEVEPLGLDHPFRKLENVLATPHIGYVTEDLYRTFYGDAAANIAKWIEVNATAA, from the coding sequence ATGAAGGTAGCGATCCTCGACGACTATCAGAACGTAGCGCTACAACTCGCTGACTGGTCCGCCGTGCGGCGGCACGCGGAGATCACGGTCTTCAACGACCACCTGGCTGATCCGGCAGCCGTCGTCGAGCGGCTGCGTCCGTTCGACGTCGTCTGCGTGATGCGCGAACGCACTCCGCTGACGAAGGAGATTCTGAGCCAGCTACCCCGGCTCAGGCTGATCGCTTCAACGGGACCGCGCAACGCCTCGATCGACATGGAAGCCGCAGCCGAGCGCCGCATCATGGTGACCGCGACCGGCTACGACGCCACGCCGACCATCGAGTTCACCTGGTCGCTGATCTTGGCGAGCATGCGGCGCATCGACCGGGAGGCAGCCTCGCTGAAGGCCGGCGGGTGGCAGATTGACCTCGGCTCAAACCTCCGAGGCAAGAGCTTGGGCGTCGTCGGATTGGGCAACATCGGAAAGGAAGTCGCGCGCATCGGTCTCTCCTTCGGTATGCGGGTGATCGCGTGGAGTCAGAACCTGACCGAAGAGAAGGCCAGCGCGGCCGGCGCTATCCTCGTCGACAAGCAGACGCTGTTCCGCGAAGCCGATATCGTGACCGTCCACCTCGTCCTCAGCAAGCGCACCAGAGGCCTGATCGGGGCGCCCGAACTCGCGCTCATGAAACCGACGGCGAGACTCGTCAACACGTCACGAGGTCCAATCGTCGACGAGCCTGCCCTGATCGAAGCTCTGCAGGCGTGTAGGATAGCCGGGGCCGCGGTCGACGTATTCGAGGTGGAGCCGTTGGGTCTAGATCACCCCTTCCGGAAGCTGGAGAACGTCCTCGCGACGCCTCACATCGGCTACGTAACCGAAGATCTTTATCGGACCTTCTACGGCGACGCCGCGGCCAACATCGCAAAATGGATCGAGGTTAACGCAACGGCCGCATAG
- a CDS encoding alpha/beta fold hydrolase translates to MTRRKTIDVGGVPISYLTAGKGGSLVLLLHGTYWSRVWQPVLDGIAAAGLRPVAVDFPGFGRSGGELTLSEASVPRLSAWLVRFLEALGHEGPVMVAGHDIGGGVAQHLALAGTVEVPRVAVVNGIMYDSWPVPGVARFRDPAVAAATTRDDVLAARRVSVVKALGRPASEAEISEYLEPWTDPRVARSWLALAGAADHRYTMEMLPALLQSKMPKLLVWGEDDGFQTVDYAERYAREIPETRLVRIKSAGHIPMENDPKAVTGALAEFFAAERR, encoded by the coding sequence ATGACGAGGCGCAAGACAATCGACGTAGGCGGCGTTCCGATCAGCTATCTGACCGCCGGCAAGGGCGGTTCCCTGGTGCTCCTGCTTCATGGCACCTATTGGAGCCGCGTCTGGCAGCCCGTGCTCGACGGCATCGCCGCGGCGGGCCTTCGCCCGGTGGCGGTCGATTTCCCCGGCTTCGGCCGCTCCGGAGGCGAACTCACCCTGAGCGAGGCTTCGGTCCCGCGTCTCTCCGCCTGGCTCGTGCGTTTCCTCGAAGCGCTCGGGCATGAGGGGCCGGTCATGGTCGCCGGCCATGACATTGGCGGAGGGGTGGCGCAGCATCTGGCGCTCGCAGGAACCGTGGAGGTGCCGCGCGTGGCCGTGGTGAACGGCATCATGTACGATTCGTGGCCGGTACCCGGCGTTGCCCGCTTTCGGGATCCGGCGGTGGCTGCCGCCACGACGCGGGATGACGTTCTGGCCGCGCGTCGCGTGTCCGTCGTGAAGGCGCTTGGGCGCCCCGCAAGCGAAGCCGAGATCAGCGAATATCTTGAACCCTGGACGGACCCGAGGGTTGCCCGCTCATGGCTGGCGCTCGCGGGCGCAGCCGACCATCGCTACACCATGGAGATGCTGCCGGCTCTGCTGCAATCAAAGATGCCCAAACTTCTGGTCTGGGGCGAAGACGACGGATTCCAGACGGTCGACTATGCCGAACGTTACGCACGGGAAATCCCGGAGACGCGGCTCGTCCGGATCAAGTCGGCCGGCCACATTCCGATGGAGAACGACCCCAAGGCGGTGACCGGAGCTTTGGCCGAGTTTTTTGCCGCCGAACGAAGGTGA
- a CDS encoding 2,4'-dihydroxyacetophenone dioxygenase family protein yields the protein MVPDVFVGSALELDGDEREWVPQSPTVAFRPLVLNVSQGYYINILRVRSSGVLSRHRHSGPVHAFTLRGKWRYLEHDWIATPGDYAFEPPGETHTLVVPDDVKEMATLFHVTGGYTYVDPYGEALGYEDVFTKLEHATSHYEAVGLGKDHVRRIVR from the coding sequence ATGGTGCCGGATGTGTTCGTCGGCTCCGCGCTGGAACTTGACGGGGACGAACGCGAATGGGTGCCGCAGTCGCCGACCGTTGCCTTCAGGCCGCTCGTCCTGAATGTGAGCCAGGGCTACTATATCAACATCCTCAGGGTCCGGTCCTCGGGCGTGCTGTCGCGTCACCGCCATTCCGGACCGGTGCACGCCTTCACGCTGCGCGGAAAATGGCGCTACCTTGAGCACGACTGGATCGCGACCCCAGGCGACTACGCATTCGAGCCGCCCGGCGAGACGCACACGCTCGTCGTTCCGGACGACGTGAAGGAAATGGCCACGCTCTTTCACGTGACGGGTGGATACACCTATGTCGATCCCTACGGCGAGGCGCTCGGATACGAAGATGTTTTCACCAAGCTCGAGCACGCGACCAGCCACTATGAAGCCGTCGGGCTCGGCAAGGATCATGTCAGGAGGATCGTCCGATGA
- a CDS encoding glutathione binding-like protein, protein MIDLYYWPTPNGHKITMFLEEAGLDYTIHPVDISAGDQFKPDFLAISPNNRMPVIIDTVPSDGGEPISVFESGAILLYLADKTGRFLPKNVRGRKTAMEWLFWQVGGLGPMAGQNHHFGIYAPSKIPYAIDRYVKETNRLYGVLDHHLENRTFVAGDEYSIADMASYPWIVPWKRQQQNLDDFPNLRRWFDTVRERPGTQRAYARGEPYSSRPAVTEEGKKILFGQTASRAPAG, encoded by the coding sequence ATGATCGACCTTTACTACTGGCCTACGCCGAACGGTCACAAGATCACGATGTTCCTGGAGGAAGCGGGACTGGACTACACGATCCACCCGGTCGACATCAGCGCCGGCGATCAGTTCAAGCCCGACTTTCTCGCCATCTCGCCGAACAACCGCATGCCGGTGATCATCGATACCGTACCGTCCGACGGCGGCGAACCGATCAGCGTGTTCGAGTCGGGCGCCATCCTGTTGTACCTCGCCGACAAGACCGGCCGCTTCCTGCCGAAGAACGTCCGCGGCCGCAAGACCGCGATGGAGTGGCTGTTCTGGCAAGTGGGTGGTTTAGGGCCGATGGCCGGACAGAACCACCATTTCGGCATCTACGCGCCAAGCAAAATTCCTTACGCGATCGACCGCTACGTGAAGGAGACGAACCGTCTGTACGGCGTGCTCGATCATCATCTCGAAAACCGCACGTTCGTCGCCGGCGACGAGTACAGCATCGCCGACATGGCTTCCTATCCCTGGATCGTTCCCTGGAAGCGCCAGCAGCAGAATCTGGATGACTTCCCGAACCTGCGGCGCTGGTTCGACACGGTGCGCGAGCGCCCCGGGACGCAGCGGGCCTACGCCAGAGGCGAGCCGTACTCGAGCCGTCCCGCCGTTACCGAGGAAGGGAAGAAGATCCTGTTCGGACAGACCGCCAGCAGAGCGCCGGCAGGCTGA
- a CDS encoding YkgB family protein, with translation MNAILNTAVSPFVLILRRSGVLTEDLDYHLVRASMVIMFFFFGYQKWWPYEAERLVPFISNGPLIWWLYPVFGHQAASWFLGVSEWTFGTLLLAGFWDKRLGILGAAGSTATFIATVTIIPFMPDGWDPAAGFPAMTGNVPFLMKDVVLLAVSFYLLKQDVVRVAQHDPAARRSKTGGLVHSGQE, from the coding sequence ATGAACGCGATTCTCAACACAGCAGTCAGCCCGTTCGTCCTGATCCTGCGCCGGTCCGGCGTGCTCACCGAGGATCTCGACTACCACCTGGTCCGCGCATCGATGGTGATCATGTTTTTCTTCTTCGGTTACCAAAAGTGGTGGCCGTATGAGGCGGAGCGGCTCGTGCCCTTCATCAGCAACGGTCCGCTGATCTGGTGGCTGTACCCCGTGTTTGGCCACCAGGCTGCAAGCTGGTTTCTCGGTGTCTCCGAATGGACGTTCGGCACCCTGCTGCTTGCGGGGTTCTGGGACAAGCGGCTCGGAATTCTCGGTGCCGCCGGTTCGACCGCGACCTTCATCGCAACGGTCACAATCATTCCGTTCATGCCTGACGGCTGGGATCCTGCGGCCGGATTTCCGGCAATGACCGGCAACGTCCCGTTCCTGATGAAGGACGTCGTGCTGCTCGCCGTCTCGTTCTATCTCCTGAAGCAGGACGTGGTGCGCGTCGCCCAGCATGACCCTGCCGCACGGCGCTCGAAAACCGGGGGGCTCGTTCATTCCGGACAGGAATGA
- a CDS encoding carboxymuconolactone decarboxylase family protein encodes MINGFTLHETATAPAASAEILNGVQKAWGFVPNLHRVLAESPAALEAYSTLWGIAEKTGFTPQERNIVYLAIIYENECTYCMAGHTNLSRMAKVDNAAIAAVREGRPIADAKLEALRQFAAKVTRQRGVVSQADVAAFKAAGYDNRAVLDVLVLAATKLISNYTNHLAETPNDSFMKGAEWTPPGKLKPAA; translated from the coding sequence ATGATCAACGGATTCACGCTTCACGAGACTGCCACCGCGCCGGCAGCCTCTGCCGAGATTCTGAACGGCGTCCAGAAGGCCTGGGGCTTCGTGCCCAACCTGCACCGCGTCCTCGCCGAGAGCCCTGCGGCGCTCGAGGCCTACAGCACACTCTGGGGCATTGCCGAGAAGACGGGTTTCACGCCGCAGGAGCGCAACATCGTCTATCTCGCCATCATCTACGAGAACGAGTGCACCTATTGCATGGCGGGTCACACCAACCTCTCGCGCATGGCGAAGGTCGACAATGCCGCGATCGCCGCTGTCCGCGAAGGCCGCCCCATCGCCGACGCGAAGCTCGAGGCGCTGCGCCAGTTCGCCGCAAAAGTCACCCGCCAGCGCGGCGTGGTGAGCCAGGCCGACGTCGCTGCCTTCAAGGCCGCGGGCTATGACAATCGCGCTGTGCTTGACGTGCTCGTTCTCGCCGCGACCAAGCTGATCTCGAACTACACCAACCACCTCGCCGAGACGCCGAACGATTCGTTCATGAAGGGCGCCGAATGGACGCCGCCCGGCAAGCTCAAACCCGCCGCCTGA
- a CDS encoding nuclear transport factor 2 family protein, whose protein sequence is MVTFADDALVNDQLRDYWGKAAIRDWAERDIIGEKLTIAVTTIVRHYDNFIVTADIDGNFDKRGLPDPLVLAFYFTPHNDRIIQLIILRNRRDI, encoded by the coding sequence ATGGTCACATTTGCCGACGACGCGCTTGTCAACGATCAGCTACGGGACTACTGGGGCAAAGCGGCCATCAGGGACTGGGCAGAACGGGACATCATCGGCGAAAAACTGACGATCGCAGTTACGACAATCGTGAGGCACTACGACAATTTCATTGTCACTGCCGATATTGATGGAAATTTTGACAAACGCGGTTTGCCGGACCCGCTCGTCCTGGCCTTTTATTTCACGCCTCATAACGATCGCATCATCCAATTGATCATCTTGCGCAATCGCCGCGATATCTGA